A window from Candidatus Binatus sp. encodes these proteins:
- a CDS encoding c-type cytochrome has product MKPRVLASMFALGAALSVSQPALSAGNDVSDGHRYFIRYCASCHGLDGLGDGPVAKSLSTPPTSLRKLGDKYGVPLPAHRMAEMIDGRDTPRAHGTREMPVWGERLYELGQGERGEYGIGEVIGKIIAYLNTIQDRRMAVR; this is encoded by the coding sequence ATGAAGCCGAGAGTGTTGGCGTCAATGTTTGCGCTGGGCGCCGCGCTGTCCGTCTCGCAGCCCGCGCTATCCGCGGGCAATGACGTGAGCGACGGGCACCGCTATTTCATTCGCTACTGCGCGTCATGCCATGGGCTGGACGGTCTCGGAGACGGTCCGGTGGCGAAGAGCCTGTCCACGCCGCCGACAAGTCTGCGCAAGCTCGGCGACAAATATGGCGTGCCGCTGCCGGCGCATCGCATGGCCGAAATGATCGACGGTCGAGATACGCCCAGAGCGCATGGAACTCGCGAGATGCCCGTATGGGGAGAGCGCCTCTACGAGCTTGGTCAGGGTGAAAGGGGTGAATACGGGATCGGGGAAGTGATCGGCAAAATAATCGCCTACCTCAACACGATTCAGGATCGCCGAATGGCGGTGCGATAG
- a CDS encoding acyl-CoA dehydrogenase family protein, with protein MDFDYTPEQEQFRSRVRAWLEATASELFGDLIKSPNVTVESLLYSRDDQLWQKILTYHRRLHDAGYLALHWPKDWGGSEAGVVEQSIYQDEALRLGLPLYGANNFAVDRIGPTIMLLGSEEQKQRYLAPMLTGEEIWCQGYSEPNAGSDLAGLQTRAVLDGDSFVINGQKVWTSNAHRADWQVLLVRTDPAAPKHRGISYLLVDLRSPGISIRPLMQITGEMGFNEVFYDGVRVPRENLVGKLNEGWQVSIATLMFQRASGGVRHPVERTMGELIALAKTVAFDAVPACNSPYIRQKLAQFAAEARCIRLGRYRAMTAQLKGRVPGAESSIGKLCATELSLRLAMFADEMLGAYANLESGSRGTVEGGKWASRILAAREFTIAGGTSEIQRNIIGERVLGLPKG; from the coding sequence ATGGACTTCGACTACACACCGGAGCAGGAGCAATTTCGCAGCCGGGTTCGCGCATGGTTGGAGGCGACGGCGTCGGAACTTTTTGGCGATCTTATCAAATCGCCGAATGTAACCGTCGAAAGCCTGCTCTACAGCCGCGACGACCAACTCTGGCAGAAGATCCTCACCTACCATCGGCGGCTCCACGATGCCGGGTACCTCGCGCTTCACTGGCCGAAGGATTGGGGCGGGAGCGAAGCCGGGGTGGTCGAGCAATCGATTTACCAGGACGAAGCTTTGCGCCTGGGGCTGCCGTTATACGGCGCGAACAATTTCGCCGTCGATCGGATTGGTCCGACGATTATGCTGCTGGGCAGCGAGGAGCAAAAACAGCGGTATCTGGCGCCGATGCTCACGGGCGAAGAAATCTGGTGCCAGGGATACTCGGAACCCAACGCCGGTTCCGATCTGGCGGGACTTCAGACGCGGGCGGTGCTCGACGGCGACTCGTTCGTGATCAACGGCCAGAAGGTATGGACCAGCAACGCGCATCGCGCGGACTGGCAGGTGCTGCTGGTGCGCACAGATCCGGCGGCGCCCAAGCACCGAGGGATTTCGTATCTGCTGGTTGACCTGCGCAGTCCGGGAATCTCGATCCGGCCGCTGATGCAAATCACCGGCGAGATGGGATTCAACGAGGTATTTTACGACGGAGTGCGAGTGCCGAGGGAGAACCTGGTCGGCAAGCTGAACGAAGGGTGGCAAGTGTCAATCGCGACGCTGATGTTTCAGCGGGCGTCGGGCGGAGTGCGCCATCCGGTGGAACGCACGATGGGCGAATTGATCGCGCTGGCAAAGACCGTCGCTTTTGACGCCGTGCCCGCGTGCAACAGCCCGTACATCCGCCAGAAGCTGGCGCAATTTGCAGCCGAGGCGCGATGCATCCGGCTGGGGCGCTATCGCGCGATGACCGCACAGCTCAAGGGGCGAGTGCCCGGAGCCGAGAGTTCGATCGGGAAACTCTGCGCGACAGAGCTCAGCCTGCGGCTGGCAATGTTCGCCGACGAGATGCTCGGAGCTTACGCGAATCTCGAGAGCGGGTCGCGTGGAACTGTCGAGGGTGGCAAATGGGCCAGCCGCATACTCGCCGCGCGCGAGTTTACGATCGCCGGCGGCACCAGCGAAATCCAGCGCAACATCATCGGCGAGCGCGTGCTGGGCTTGCCTAAGGGCTGA
- a CDS encoding c-type cytochrome has translation MNEQGGKNESFEAKDFGWLVAMSLLFFVLVVVGFWIEFSTDWGAYQREFPQLLSHYGKAEDAREFRAGIKQIWIPKIGVTDRCITCHLGYEWSSVLPATIAEPLKPHPMNDWLAKHEFERFGCTPCHGGDGSATTLAGAHQGGRGWDDPMLSRALAKRNGLTMNEMTQMRCNFCHRHDAATPAMAEINLAKQLFKKKKCQVCHVVEGRGGNTGPELTYEGDKNPELLSFAHVQGARTMFNWNVQHLTQASVVSPNTQMPDFNMKPEESRALTLLLLSWRQLPYPPEYIPDPEAAAAAMQPSPTSTATPTPAATPGAR, from the coding sequence ATGAACGAACAGGGCGGCAAGAACGAATCGTTCGAGGCGAAGGACTTCGGCTGGTTGGTCGCGATGTCGCTCCTGTTCTTCGTGCTCGTCGTGGTTGGCTTCTGGATTGAGTTCAGCACCGATTGGGGAGCTTATCAGCGCGAGTTTCCTCAACTGCTCAGCCACTACGGTAAAGCCGAAGACGCGCGCGAGTTCCGCGCGGGCATCAAACAGATCTGGATACCCAAGATTGGCGTCACCGATCGCTGCATCACGTGCCATCTCGGCTACGAATGGTCTTCGGTTCTTCCGGCCACAATCGCCGAGCCGCTGAAACCGCATCCGATGAACGATTGGCTCGCCAAGCATGAGTTCGAGCGATTCGGATGCACGCCATGCCACGGCGGCGACGGATCGGCAACGACTCTCGCGGGGGCTCATCAAGGCGGACGGGGATGGGACGATCCGATGCTCTCGCGCGCACTGGCGAAGCGCAACGGACTCACGATGAACGAGATGACTCAGATGCGATGCAATTTTTGCCATCGCCATGATGCCGCGACCCCGGCGATGGCAGAGATCAATCTCGCCAAACAGCTCTTCAAAAAGAAAAAGTGCCAGGTCTGCCACGTCGTCGAAGGGCGCGGCGGCAACACCGGACCCGAGCTGACCTACGAGGGCGACAAAAACCCCGAACTGTTGAGCTTCGCGCACGTGCAAGGCGCACGCACGATGTTCAATTGGAACGTGCAGCATCTGACGCAGGCGAGCGTAGTTTCGCCAAACACGCAGATGCCCGATTTCAACATGAAGCCCGAAGAATCGAGAGCGCTGACGCTCCTGCTGCTCAGCTGGCGGCAGCTTCCGTATCCTCCGGAATACATCCCGGATCCCGAAGCGGCCGCCGCGGCGATGCAGCCGTCGCCTACCTCGACCGCGACTCCGACTCCGGCCGCGACGCCTGGCGCGCGTTGA
- a CDS encoding FAD-dependent oxidoreductase, whose amino-acid sequence MPDRNLIDALPRDLWWFRKNVPCLDACPVKTDAGRYVQLVAEGRLAEAYRVARSPNPIASICGRACGAPCEDACRRGKIDAPVTIRALKRFLTEQFGPEALSARGIRDMIAGPSGGGSVTPGHLDILGVRPDAAASRRKVAVVGAGPAGLACAHDLAVMGYSVTVFEAMPHAGGMLRYGIPAYRLPRDVIDCQVGEIEALGVEFRYSTPLRPGFGVQELKEQGYEAIFLGVGASRGRAVPIEGVETDGVIKAIDYLLNIHRGFRVPLGGKVVVIGGGLVAIDAARTAVRTLLPGLVMSQEEEQSVAAGTMRVALDAAREAARRGALEVTVASLESEPEMPAMKSAQGREELDIARDEGVTFLPGWGPKRVLSRDGHAIGIELVKCVKVFDDAGRFRPQFDENDRRVVDADGVILAIGQAPDLSFIKPEDGVAITPAGTLKIDPITLQTGIAGVFAGGDAAFPPSLLITCAQHGKVAARGIDAYLRGKPLGQPRMHVTIEELPTDTYTMVDRYEQKRREVPLVPLSRRTGITEVESALSPSDAREQAERCLYCHIHPIYNGSACILCNRCVDICPEHCLHFAPAGEIADQERLAGVMTDAPTRSVFLYDEAKCIRCGLCAIRCPTSAITMERFQFEETAV is encoded by the coding sequence ATGCCCGACCGAAATTTGATCGACGCGCTGCCACGTGACTTGTGGTGGTTCCGCAAGAATGTCCCGTGCCTTGATGCGTGCCCGGTCAAGACCGATGCGGGCCGCTACGTTCAACTGGTCGCCGAAGGACGCCTGGCCGAAGCCTATCGCGTCGCGCGATCGCCCAATCCGATCGCGTCCATATGCGGCCGCGCTTGCGGCGCCCCATGCGAGGACGCCTGCCGCCGCGGCAAGATCGACGCGCCCGTGACCATTCGCGCGCTCAAGCGTTTTCTCACCGAGCAATTCGGCCCCGAAGCACTCTCAGCCAGGGGCATCCGCGACATGATCGCCGGACCTTCCGGCGGCGGCAGCGTCACCCCCGGTCATCTCGATATTCTCGGCGTGCGGCCCGATGCCGCTGCCTCCAGGCGCAAGGTCGCAGTCGTCGGCGCGGGGCCGGCCGGGCTGGCGTGCGCTCACGATCTGGCCGTGATGGGCTACAGCGTGACGGTTTTCGAGGCGATGCCGCATGCGGGCGGAATGCTTCGATACGGAATTCCGGCCTACCGGCTTCCGCGCGACGTGATCGACTGCCAGGTCGGCGAGATCGAAGCGCTCGGTGTCGAGTTTCGCTACTCGACCCCGCTTCGGCCCGGCTTCGGTGTTCAAGAACTCAAAGAGCAGGGCTATGAAGCTATCTTTCTCGGCGTTGGAGCGTCGCGCGGCCGCGCAGTCCCGATCGAGGGGGTCGAGACCGACGGGGTGATCAAGGCGATCGACTACCTGCTCAATATCCATCGCGGCTTCCGCGTTCCGCTCGGCGGCAAGGTGGTCGTGATCGGCGGCGGCCTGGTCGCGATCGATGCGGCCCGAACCGCGGTTCGCACCCTCCTGCCCGGACTCGTCATGTCACAAGAGGAAGAACAGAGCGTGGCGGCCGGCACGATGCGCGTCGCGCTCGATGCGGCGCGCGAGGCGGCGCGCCGCGGTGCGCTCGAAGTTACGGTCGCCAGCCTTGAGTCCGAGCCCGAGATGCCGGCGATGAAATCCGCCCAGGGCCGCGAGGAACTCGATATCGCGCGCGATGAGGGCGTCACTTTTCTGCCCGGTTGGGGCCCCAAGCGAGTCCTCAGCCGCGACGGCCATGCGATCGGAATCGAATTGGTTAAATGCGTTAAGGTGTTCGATGATGCGGGCCGCTTCCGCCCGCAATTCGACGAGAACGATCGCCGTGTCGTTGACGCCGACGGCGTGATCCTCGCCATTGGCCAGGCGCCCGACCTGTCGTTTATCAAGCCCGAAGACGGAGTCGCCATCACGCCCGCCGGAACGCTCAAGATCGACCCGATCACGCTCCAGACCGGTATCGCCGGCGTATTCGCGGGCGGCGATGCGGCCTTCCCGCCTTCCCTGCTGATCACCTGTGCGCAGCACGGCAAGGTCGCCGCGCGCGGCATCGACGCCTATCTCCGCGGCAAGCCGCTCGGCCAGCCGCGGATGCACGTCACCATTGAGGAGCTGCCGACCGACACGTACACGATGGTCGACCGCTACGAGCAGAAGCGGCGCGAGGTTCCGCTGGTTCCTCTTTCGCGCCGCACCGGAATCACGGAAGTCGAGTCTGCCTTGAGCCCCAGCGACGCGCGCGAGCAGGCCGAGCGCTGCCTCTACTGCCATATCCATCCGATCTACAACGGGTCGGCATGCATTCTGTGCAATCGATGCGTGGACATCTGCCCGGAGCATTGCCTGCATTTCGCGCCCGCGGGGGAAATCGCCGATCAGGAACGGCTTGCCGGCGTGATGACGGATGCGCCGACGCGCAGCGTTTTTCTCTACGACGAGGCCAAATGCATCCGTTGCGGCCTGTGCGCGATCAGGTGCCCGACCTCGGCGATTACGATGGAACGCTTTCAGTTCGAGGAGACGGCGGTCTGA
- a CDS encoding cytochrome c yields MKRLISSIGVCAIIACAFVPVRAADMAAAKQSYDTFCVKCHGTAGKGDGPAAATLATNPRNFTDCGTMGKISDDTLFNVIKNGGGSVGLSKDMQAWSTGFGDDEIHDLVAYVRSFCKK; encoded by the coding sequence GTGAAACGACTCATTTCGAGCATTGGTGTGTGCGCGATCATCGCATGCGCGTTTGTGCCGGTGCGCGCGGCCGACATGGCTGCCGCCAAGCAGAGCTACGATACGTTTTGTGTGAAGTGTCACGGCACCGCCGGCAAGGGCGACGGTCCTGCCGCGGCTACCCTTGCCACCAACCCTCGCAATTTCACTGATTGCGGCACGATGGGCAAGATTTCCGACGATACGCTGTTCAACGTGATCAAGAACGGCGGCGGCTCCGTAGGTCTCAGCAAAGACATGCAGGCGTGGAGCACCGGTTTCGGGGACGACGAGATTCATGACCTCGTCGCTTACGTCAGGAGCTTCTGCAAGAAGTAA
- a CDS encoding arsenic transporter, whose product MTIANDTIWAIAALSTLGVIVRPWNLPQATWAVAGAVMLIVFGLLPWSDAMKAVAKGTDVYLFLSGMMLLAELARKEGLFDFLAGRAVRLAGGSAVKLFALVYGVGTLVTVFMSNDATAVVLTPAVFAATKAAKVKDPLPYLLICAFIANAASFVLPISNPANLIIFRNHMPPLLQWLGRFALPSILSIAVTYAVLRFTQRDSLRLEVMAAEVDVPGLSSGGRMTAGGVVGTGILLLLASGFGVDLGLPTFGAAVATAAVVLLLKRESPWGVMKDAPWEILPLVAGLFVLVEALDRSGVLKALIHVLQMEADRSAMVTTWAAGVTLALICNLVNNLPAGLLAGSVVSASHVPRQVATAVLIGVDLGPNLSVTGSLATILWLSALRRENQNVSAWSFLKLGALVMPPALILAIAGLLVTGAVR is encoded by the coding sequence TTGACGATTGCGAATGACACTATCTGGGCAATCGCCGCGCTGAGCACTCTTGGCGTGATCGTCCGCCCTTGGAACCTGCCTCAGGCGACTTGGGCCGTGGCCGGCGCGGTCATGCTGATCGTGTTCGGTCTGCTGCCGTGGAGCGACGCGATGAAAGCGGTCGCTAAGGGGACCGACGTGTACCTGTTTCTGAGCGGCATGATGCTGCTCGCGGAGTTGGCGCGAAAAGAGGGTTTGTTCGACTTTCTGGCGGGGCGAGCCGTGCGCTTGGCGGGCGGCTCCGCGGTGAAGCTGTTCGCGCTGGTTTATGGCGTCGGCACATTGGTTACAGTTTTTATGTCGAACGACGCTACTGCGGTGGTCCTCACGCCGGCCGTGTTCGCCGCGACCAAGGCCGCCAAGGTGAAGGACCCGCTGCCCTACCTGTTGATCTGCGCGTTTATAGCAAACGCGGCAAGCTTCGTTCTGCCGATCTCAAATCCAGCGAACCTGATCATATTCCGCAACCATATGCCGCCGCTGCTGCAATGGCTCGGGCGGTTCGCGTTGCCATCGATCCTGTCGATTGCGGTTACCTATGCTGTCCTGCGGTTCACGCAGCGCGATTCGCTGCGGCTGGAGGTAATGGCGGCTGAGGTCGACGTGCCTGGCCTGTCCAGCGGCGGCCGCATGACCGCTGGCGGCGTCGTGGGCACGGGAATCCTGCTGCTGCTTGCCTCCGGCTTCGGCGTTGACCTTGGACTGCCGACATTTGGCGCCGCGGTCGCGACTGCTGCGGTAGTGCTGCTTCTAAAGCGCGAGTCACCGTGGGGTGTGATGAAGGACGCTCCCTGGGAGATCTTGCCGCTGGTGGCCGGTCTGTTCGTGCTGGTAGAGGCGCTTGACCGCAGCGGCGTGCTCAAGGCGCTCATTCATGTTCTGCAGATGGAGGCAGATCGCTCCGCGATGGTGACGACTTGGGCAGCGGGCGTGACTCTGGCCCTGATTTGCAACCTGGTCAACAACCTGCCGGCCGGCCTGCTGGCAGGCTCCGTCGTGTCTGCTTCGCATGTACCGCGGCAGGTCGCCACCGCAGTGCTCATCGGGGTGGACCTCGGACCGAATCTGTCAGTTACCGGATCGCTGGCAACCATCCTGTGGCTGTCCGCCCTGCGCCGGGAAAATCAGAATGTGAGCGCCTGGAGTTTTCTGAAACTTGGTGCGTTGGTGATGCCGCCGGCTTTGATTCTCGCGATTGCGGGGCTGCTGGTCACCGGCGCCGTTCGCTAG
- a CDS encoding cytochrome b: MGDRIKALWRKTLWAWSPESERESSESIVKNFWLHWFPAKVARASMDWNYSFWLGTASASLLMILTVTGVMLMFYYVPSTERAYGSIKDLEYAVSFGRLLRNQHRWAAEGMVAVVYIHMARVFFTGAYRGGRSINWVTGVILFLATLLLSFTGYLLPWDQLAFWAITVGTSIAKQAPVVGPTMQFILLGGHEIGQQTLLRFYVLHVFFLPVFALVLFAYHMWRVRKDGGLAAIERVRNDRTMAPKAVPKTKSYSLFGITPGTSVQVMSSTGLEESDQVFSSPNMSRRIALVFLIVFNITLLAALMFNAPLEGLANPSVTPNPAKAPWYFVWLQELVASTTIRMGGFTVSGALLGGILLPGFLLAVLTLWPFIDRSSLRTEGRWFAPERRRQNVTFALATLAIIVLIVVGVYLRGPYWRIYWPGQPRPEMPRLY, translated from the coding sequence GTGGGCGACAGGATCAAGGCGCTCTGGCGCAAGACTTTGTGGGCGTGGTCCCCCGAAAGCGAGCGCGAATCGTCGGAATCGATCGTCAAGAACTTCTGGCTCCACTGGTTCCCGGCCAAGGTCGCCCGCGCCAGCATGGACTGGAACTACTCGTTCTGGCTCGGCACCGCGTCGGCATCGCTGCTGATGATCCTGACCGTCACCGGCGTGATGCTGATGTTCTACTACGTACCGTCCACCGAGCGCGCATACGGAAGCATCAAGGACCTCGAGTACGCCGTCAGCTTCGGCCGCCTGCTCAGAAATCAGCATCGATGGGCGGCGGAAGGAATGGTCGCCGTCGTGTACATCCACATGGCGCGGGTGTTCTTCACCGGCGCGTACCGCGGCGGCCGGTCGATCAACTGGGTGACCGGGGTAATTCTTTTCCTCGCGACTTTGCTGCTGTCCTTCACCGGTTACCTGCTGCCGTGGGATCAGCTCGCATTCTGGGCAATCACGGTAGGCACCAGCATCGCCAAGCAGGCGCCGGTGGTCGGACCGACGATGCAATTCATTCTGCTTGGCGGCCATGAAATTGGACAGCAGACCTTGCTGCGCTTTTACGTGCTGCACGTCTTCTTCCTGCCGGTCTTCGCCCTGGTGCTGTTCGCTTATCACATGTGGCGCGTGCGCAAGGACGGCGGCCTCGCGGCGATCGAGCGCGTTCGCAACGACCGCACGATGGCGCCGAAGGCGGTTCCGAAGACCAAAAGTTACTCGCTGTTCGGAATTACCCCGGGTACTTCCGTGCAGGTGATGAGTTCGACCGGGCTTGAAGAGTCCGATCAGGTCTTCTCGTCGCCAAATATGTCGCGGCGAATCGCGCTGGTCTTCCTGATCGTGTTCAACATCACGCTGCTGGCCGCGTTGATGTTCAATGCGCCGCTGGAGGGTCTCGCCAATCCATCGGTGACGCCGAATCCGGCCAAAGCGCCCTGGTATTTCGTCTGGCTGCAGGAGTTGGTCGCCTCAACGACGATTCGGATGGGTGGGTTTACGGTCAGCGGCGCGTTGCTGGGCGGAATACTGCTGCCCGGATTTCTCCTGGCCGTGCTCACGCTATGGCCGTTCATCGACCGTTCTTCACTTCGGACCGAAGGGCGATGGTTCGCCCCCGAGCGCAGGCGGCAGAACGTAACCTTCGCGCTGGCGACGCTCGCGATCATCGTGCTGATCGTGGTCGGGGTTTACTTGCGCGGTCCCTACTGGCGGATCTACTGGCCCGGCCAGCCGCGCCCCGAGATGCCGCGGTTATACTGA
- a CDS encoding ubiquinol-cytochrome c reductase iron-sulfur subunit gives MDGDRRRILRFIGKGSVLAAFLGQIGAAGRAFFPNVLYEPPSRFKLKRPEDYPDGYTFVSPHRLFVIRQKEAFHVISAICTHLGCTVQWKDTEFDCPCHGSRFRPDGTVISGPAPRPLDWFETTVSPDGFLEVDSATDVARDFRLLVGKGKA, from the coding sequence ATGGACGGTGATCGGCGAAGAATTCTCCGCTTCATCGGCAAAGGCTCGGTGCTGGCCGCCTTCCTTGGCCAGATCGGCGCTGCCGGCAGGGCATTCTTTCCCAACGTCCTCTACGAGCCGCCCAGCCGCTTCAAGCTCAAGCGCCCCGAGGATTATCCCGACGGCTACACCTTTGTCTCACCGCACCGGCTGTTTGTGATTCGTCAAAAAGAGGCGTTTCACGTCATTTCCGCAATCTGCACGCATCTGGGATGCACCGTGCAGTGGAAAGATACCGAGTTCGATTGTCCGTGCCACGGCAGCCGCTTTCGTCCCGACGGCACGGTGATTTCGGGCCCTGCGCCGCGGCCGCTCGATTGGTTTGAGACCACCGTTTCGCCCGATGGGTTCCTCGAAGTCGACAGCGCAACCGACGTCGCGCGCGACTTCAGGCTGCTCGTGGGAAAAGGCAAGGCCTGA